The Virgibacillus phasianinus genome includes a window with the following:
- a CDS encoding Gfo/Idh/MocA family protein has translation MLNVALLSRWHVHADDYAREASENENVSIELVWDEEVERGEKWAKELGVPFEGDLHAVLSNPAIDAVIVNTPTNLHKEIILAAATKKKHIFTEKVLAFSREECEEIFETVDEQGVNLMVSLPRLTESCYLYAQKVVNKGLLGKLTMIRCRLAHNGAVPIEGKDQGWLPERFFDKEQCGGGSLIDLGAHPIYLTNRLAGSVLALNARLQQTNGIGVDDNAVVLLEYESGALGVVETSFLSNGSPFQLELYGTEGTLLMEDEQIRLKSRQSGEGEWVIPEEVLPALPMPMQQWIRAIKDGTAPTITREDVVNLTTINEAAAVSHKKGRRIELRELAEQVNG, from the coding sequence TGAGAACGTTTCCATCGAGCTTGTGTGGGATGAAGAAGTTGAACGCGGAGAAAAATGGGCAAAGGAGCTTGGTGTTCCGTTCGAAGGGGATTTACATGCCGTTTTATCCAATCCGGCTATCGATGCCGTGATTGTCAATACACCTACGAATTTGCATAAGGAGATTATACTTGCTGCGGCAACTAAGAAGAAACATATTTTCACGGAGAAGGTATTGGCTTTTTCCCGAGAAGAGTGTGAGGAAATCTTTGAGACTGTCGATGAACAAGGGGTTAACTTAATGGTTTCCTTACCAAGGTTAACAGAAAGCTGTTATTTATATGCACAAAAGGTAGTGAATAAAGGCTTGCTCGGTAAACTGACCATGATTCGCTGCCGTCTTGCTCATAATGGTGCGGTGCCAATAGAAGGGAAAGACCAAGGCTGGCTGCCGGAACGCTTTTTTGATAAGGAACAATGTGGTGGAGGTTCATTGATTGATCTTGGAGCACATCCGATTTATTTGACAAATCGGCTTGCTGGATCTGTATTAGCGCTGAACGCGCGACTTCAGCAAACGAATGGGATAGGAGTTGATGATAACGCTGTTGTTCTACTAGAGTATGAATCTGGTGCGTTAGGTGTTGTTGAAACTAGCTTTCTATCAAACGGGAGTCCATTTCAATTAGAACTGTATGGAACAGAAGGAACATTGCTAATGGAGGATGAACAGATTCGTCTAAAAAGTCGTCAGTCAGGTGAAGGGGAATGGGTGATCCCAGAGGAAGTGCTGCCCGCCTTACCAATGCCGATGCAGCAGTGGATTAGGGCAATTAAAGATGGAACTGCACCGACAATTACGAGAGAAGACGTCGTGAATTTGACTACTATTAATGAGGCGGCAGCAGTTTCGCATAAAAAAGGTCGTCGGATTGAATTAAGGGAGCTGGCAGAACAAGTTAATGGATAG
- a CDS encoding peptide ABC transporter substrate-binding protein, whose amino-acid sequence MFWGDNETSGKADSNSGESSEGSSDTEQILNLVEEDTIPTMDVSMATDEISFIYMGNTMEGLYRIGQGGKLVPGIAKEHKVSDDGLTWTFTLRDDAKWSNGDPVTAHDFVYSWQRAVDPSTGSEYGPYIMGGVIKNAKKINEGDLPADQLGVKADGDHTLIVTLEKPTPYFKSLTTFGTLFPLNEKFVEKQGKEYATNSKKLLSNGPFIIKDWKNTSTSWTLVKNPDYWDAEHVNLEKITFDVVKDAQTRVDLYEKGEIDRAMLVSDLVDKYSSRDDFTTIPQGTLSWLKFNQTRSEALANVNIRKAISKSINKQAIVDEVLNDGSIVTNGFVPEKFSVDPETGEYFREINGDLVTYDKEKAKELWKKGLEEIGKDKVELEFLGGDKPNTKVMNQYVANQMEKNLPGLTITLKQVPSKQKMELDTNMDYDIEFAGWGPDYLDPYTWLSLWLTDGGNNHMGYSNPEYDKLIQSTVDELALKPEKRFDAFLQAEKILAEDAAVAPLYQSSRALLISPKIQGVLHNQVGITYDYKWARVRGAE is encoded by the coding sequence ATGTTCTGGGGGGACAACGAAACCAGTGGGAAGGCTGATAGTAATTCCGGAGAATCATCTGAAGGCAGCAGCGACACAGAGCAAATCCTTAATCTAGTCGAGGAAGATACGATTCCTACAATGGATGTATCGATGGCCACCGATGAAATTTCATTTATCTACATGGGGAATACCATGGAGGGACTTTACCGCATTGGGCAGGGCGGCAAGCTAGTCCCAGGTATTGCAAAGGAACATAAAGTTAGTGATGACGGGCTGACGTGGACATTCACTTTACGTGACGATGCGAAATGGTCCAATGGTGATCCCGTAACTGCGCATGATTTCGTTTATTCCTGGCAGCGGGCGGTCGATCCTTCTACTGGATCGGAGTATGGCCCATACATCATGGGCGGCGTCATTAAAAATGCTAAAAAGATAAACGAAGGTGATTTACCGGCGGATCAATTAGGTGTAAAAGCGGATGGTGACCATACACTGATCGTTACACTTGAGAAACCTACGCCATATTTCAAATCATTAACAACGTTTGGAACCCTTTTCCCGTTAAATGAAAAATTCGTTGAGAAGCAGGGGAAAGAATATGCGACTAACTCTAAGAAACTATTGTCTAATGGTCCGTTTATCATAAAAGATTGGAAGAATACGTCAACTTCCTGGACATTAGTAAAAAATCCAGATTACTGGGATGCGGAGCATGTGAACCTGGAGAAGATTACATTTGACGTGGTCAAAGATGCACAGACAAGGGTCGATTTATACGAAAAAGGTGAAATCGATCGTGCTATGCTCGTGTCTGACCTTGTTGACAAATATTCGTCACGCGATGACTTTACGACGATACCACAGGGAACATTATCCTGGTTGAAATTTAACCAAACAAGATCGGAAGCATTGGCAAACGTGAACATTCGCAAAGCAATCAGCAAATCAATTAACAAACAGGCGATTGTTGATGAAGTACTGAATGATGGATCCATTGTTACGAATGGCTTTGTTCCGGAAAAATTCAGTGTTGACCCTGAAACCGGTGAGTATTTCCGTGAAATTAATGGTGATTTGGTAACGTACGATAAAGAGAAAGCGAAGGAATTATGGAAAAAGGGACTAGAGGAAATCGGTAAGGATAAGGTTGAACTTGAATTTCTGGGTGGAGACAAACCGAATACGAAGGTGATGAATCAATATGTTGCAAATCAAATGGAGAAAAACCTTCCGGGATTAACGATTACCTTGAAACAGGTTCCGTCTAAACAAAAGATGGAGCTGGATACCAACATGGATTATGATATCGAATTCGCTGGCTGGGGTCCTGATTATCTTGATCCATATACTTGGTTAAGCTTATGGCTGACGGATGGTGGAAACAACCATATGGGGTATTCGAATCCTGAATACGATAAATTAATTCAAAGTACGGTTGATGAGTTAGCGCTTAAACCGGAAAAGCGTTTTGATGCTTTTTTACAGGCTGAAAAAATATTGGCTGAGGATGCGGCAGTTGCGCCGTTGTACCAAAGTTCACGTGCACTGTTAATTTCACCGAAAATCCAGGGTGTGCTGCATAATCAGGTTGGTATTACTTATGATTATAAGTGGGCTCGTGTTAGGGGAGCGGAATAA
- a CDS encoding basic secretory protein-like protein, with protein sequence MKRLVSGLICTGLLVSGFGGYSSVLAKETASYETSNFTQTTQEYEKRRYKLEVINGVEDPAIKPLIDEFVDLYFKVYPKLVRKYSFNPKEASRNVTLEFDPAYDGVAYADNGKIVVSSNWILTHPDDVALFTHELTHIAQGYPTYNDDTWWITEGIADYTRYVYGPHNGSWRLPEEIKETDNYDSGYRVTARFLLWITQHKNHFAVDIINREMQKDTFNLDIFEEITGKSIEDLWAEYRQNPEVRTHY encoded by the coding sequence ATGAAAAGGTTAGTAAGCGGTTTGATCTGTACTGGGCTTTTGGTGAGTGGGTTTGGTGGTTATTCTAGTGTTCTAGCAAAGGAGACTGCCTCTTATGAAACAAGCAATTTCACGCAAACAACACAGGAATATGAAAAGAGAAGGTATAAGCTTGAGGTTATAAACGGCGTAGAGGATCCAGCTATCAAACCTTTAATTGATGAGTTTGTGGATCTATATTTTAAGGTTTATCCGAAGTTGGTAAGAAAGTATTCATTCAACCCTAAGGAAGCAAGCCGAAATGTAACGCTCGAGTTTGATCCTGCCTACGATGGAGTAGCATATGCAGATAACGGCAAAATTGTTGTCAGCTCAAACTGGATTCTGACTCATCCTGATGATGTCGCACTTTTCACCCATGAATTGACGCACATTGCTCAAGGCTATCCAACCTACAATGATGATACATGGTGGATTACGGAAGGGATTGCAGATTATACGAGATATGTCTATGGTCCACACAATGGCAGCTGGAGATTGCCAGAGGAAATAAAGGAAACGGATAACTATGACAGTGGTTATCGAGTAACCGCGCGCTTTTTATTATGGATTACTCAGCACAAGAATCATTTTGCAGTAGACATTATTAATCGGGAAATGCAGAAGGACACGTTCAACCTCGATATTTTTGAAGAAATAACAGGAAAATCGATTGAGGATTTATGGGCGGAGTACCGTCAGAATCCGGAAGTAAGAACTCATTATTAA